One stretch of Emys orbicularis isolate rEmyOrb1 chromosome 7, rEmyOrb1.hap1, whole genome shotgun sequence DNA includes these proteins:
- the LOC135881837 gene encoding LOW QUALITY PROTEIN: TIMELESS-interacting protein-like (The sequence of the model RefSeq protein was modified relative to this genomic sequence to represent the inferred CDS: substituted 1 base at 1 genomic stop codon) produces the protein MIDPLANNLFDLPEYDDTEDQTFPPLPPPSSPGSDDVEGALTNEEQDGNKPSQMKDSTVSTQKAIKRPIPKLDAQRSISERGLPALRHVFDNAKFKGKGHETEDLKTLLRHIEHWAHRLFPKLQFDDFMERVESLGNKKEVQTCLKRIRLDLPILQEDFTSNEGSGGGNNGLKMSPEEELDPFSENVKEEFDSHSSTALTEEQQXRIERNRQLALERRQAKMQFNSQSQENDLSATQPNEEFKTIEAQDPDDLTEVEIQAAEAKVADIEAVDKDIQLKRAEEIK, from the exons ATGATAGATCCACTAGCAAACAACTTGTTTGATCTTCCTGAGTATGATGATACAGAAGATCAAACatttccacctcttccacctccttcctccccagggAGCGATGATGTTGAAGGAGCCCTCACCAATGAAGAGCAAGATGGAAATAAACCATCCCAAATGAAGGATTCTACTGTGTCTACACAGAAAGCAATTAAAAGGCCGATACCTAAATTAGATGCTCAAAGGTCAATTTCAGAGAGAGGACTTCCAGCCTTGCGACATGTATTTGATAATGCAAAATTTAAGGGTAAAGGACATGAGACAGAGGACTTGAAGACACTTTTAAGACACAT tgaacactGGGCTCATAGGCTGTTTCCAAAACTGCAGTTTGATGATTTCATGGAGAGAGTAGAGTCTTTgggaaataaaaaggaagttCAAACATGCTTAAAGCGAATTAGACTTGATCTTCCAATTTTACAGGAAGATTTTACAAGTAATGAAGGTAGTGGAGGGGGAAATAATGGGCTCAAAATGTCTCCTGAAGAAGAATTAGACCCCTTTTCTGAAAACGTGAAGGAAGAATTTGATTCTCACTCAAGTACTGCCCTAACAGAGGAGCAACAGTGAAGAATTGAGAGGAACCGGCAACTAGCCTTGGAAAGAAGACAGGCAAAGATGCAATTTAACAGTCAGTCACAAGAAAATGATCTGTCTGCCACCCAGCCAAATGAAGAATTTAAGACAATTGAGGCTCAGGATCCAGATGACCTGACAGAAGTAGAAATTCAAGCTGCTGAAGCCAAAGTTGCTGATATTGAAGCTGTGGACAAAGATATACAACTTAAACGTGCAGAAGAAATCAAATAA